One segment of candidate division WOR-3 bacterium DNA contains the following:
- a CDS encoding biopolymer transporter ExbD, translating into MKIDIFSSLAKIFKGKMKRKGVANIDILPMACIGLLLVVMMIMVAPMVMSHTRIPVNVPSAHTAERKVEDDIAIALTQDGKLFFQDVPITKEAMKEEIRKIIERDPYRLVVVRADKEVLYEDVLELLSLAKGAGAKRIACATKKK; encoded by the coding sequence ATGAAAATTGACATTTTCTCATCTTTGGCTAAAATTTTTAAGGGAAAGATGAAGAGAAAGGGAGTGGCAAATATTGATATCCTGCCGATGGCTTGTATCGGTCTCCTTTTGGTGGTGATGATGATAATGGTGGCGCCGATGGTGATGAGTCATACCCGAATACCGGTGAATGTCCCTTCCGCTCATACCGCCGAGAGAAAGGTGGAGGATGATATCGCGATTGCCTTAACCCAGGATGGTAAGTTATTCTTTCAAGATGTGCCAATCACTAAGGAAGCGATGAAGGAGGAGATCCGAAAGATAATTGAGCGTGACCCTTATCGGTTGGTTGTCGTCCGGGCGGATAAGGAGGTTCTTTATGAGGATGTCTTAGAACTCCTTTCCCTGGCGAAAGGGGCAGGGGCGAAGAGAATTGCCTGCGCGACCAAAAAGAAATGA
- a CDS encoding MotA/TolQ/ExbB proton channel family protein, translating to MILGQTLYEIFKNSLIMVLLLFASIAALTLIIERWWYFAKNRVNSRWVKEFFSYLKEGDWEGAKRYAAGLKSPLGRLFLLGLENRNLAPDELSNLFYGQILEERVRYERYLGGMGTLANGATLLGLLGTVVGLIKAFHNIAVTGSGGPAVVSRGIAEALLTTAFGLFIGIPTLFFYNYFTKKASDISLELEGIGERLIVSLYAHRGEMTRRDEIKREEERKEYWEF from the coding sequence ATGATTTTAGGCCAGACTTTATACGAGATATTTAAGAATAGTCTCATAATGGTCCTTTTGCTTTTCGCTTCCATTGCTGCCTTAACCTTAATCATTGAGCGGTGGTGGTATTTTGCCAAGAATCGGGTAAATAGCCGATGGGTGAAAGAGTTCTTCTCCTATCTGAAAGAAGGCGATTGGGAAGGGGCAAAACGCTATGCCGCCGGTCTGAAAAGTCCCCTGGGGCGACTTTTCCTTTTGGGTTTAGAGAATAGAAATCTTGCTCCGGATGAACTTTCCAATCTCTTTTACGGTCAGATCTTAGAAGAGAGGGTTCGTTATGAGAGGTATCTCGGGGGTATGGGGACCTTGGCGAATGGGGCAACCCTTTTGGGACTTTTGGGAACCGTGGTCGGTTTAATCAAGGCGTTCCACAATATCGCCGTCACCGGTTCCGGTGGTCCAGCGGTTGTTTCCCGAGGGATTGCCGAAGCGCTTTTAACTACCGCCTTTGGTCTTTTTATCGGTATCCCTACCCTTTTCTTTTATAATTACTTTACGAAGAAGGCATCGGATATCTCCTTAGAATTGGAAGGGATTGGGGAAAGATTAATTGTGAGCCTTTATGCCCATCGGGGGGAGATGACCAGAAGAGATGAGATAAAGAGGGAAGAAGAGCGGAAGGAGTACTGGGAATTCTGA
- a CDS encoding SDR family oxidoreductase, with protein sequence MKNRKVIFITGASSGIGKACAEHLANKGYTVYGTSRKLSSFTPISDFLTMMPMDVNSCDSVRRGIDYLFEREKRLDVVVNNAGFGIAGAIEETTIEEAKGQFETNFFGVLRVLRAVLPIMRQQGGGLIVNISSLAGLMGLPFQGLYSATKFALEGLSEALRMEVKKFKIKVVLIEPGDFQTQFTTNRQKTLESERNSSYQEEFLRALGVMEEDERNGLHPQEVAFLLERIIKDPKPKFRYTIGPFSEKLAVFLKKVIPSQLESILMKHYRLL encoded by the coding sequence ATGAAAAATAGAAAGGTCATTTTTATCACCGGGGCATCATCCGGTATCGGCAAAGCCTGCGCCGAACATTTAGCCAATAAAGGTTATACCGTTTACGGGACCAGCCGAAAGCTCTCTTCTTTCACCCCCATTTCCGATTTCTTGACAATGATGCCGATGGATGTCAATTCTTGCGATTCGGTAAGGAGAGGGATTGATTATCTCTTTGAAAGAGAGAAGAGATTGGATGTGGTGGTGAATAATGCCGGCTTCGGCATCGCCGGGGCGATAGAGGAGACAACGATTGAGGAGGCAAAGGGGCAATTTGAGACTAACTTCTTTGGGGTCCTGCGGGTCTTGCGGGCGGTATTACCAATCATGCGCCAACAGGGAGGGGGGCTGATTGTCAATATCAGTTCCCTTGCTGGTTTAATGGGACTTCCCTTTCAAGGTTTATACAGTGCCACAAAGTTTGCCTTGGAAGGTTTGAGTGAGGCATTGAGGATGGAGGTGAAAAAGTTCAAGATTAAAGTCGTTTTGATTGAGCCGGGAGATTTCCAAACCCAATTCACCACCAATCGCCAAAAGACCTTAGAATCGGAGAGGAATTCTTCTTATCAAGAGGAGTTTTTGAGGGCATTGGGGGTGATGGAGGAAGACGAGCGTAATGGTCTCCATCCCCAGGAGGTTGCCTTCCTTTTGGAGAGGATTATTAAAGACCCAAAACCAAAATTTCGTTATACCATCGGTCCCTTTTCGGAGAAGTTAGCGGTCTTTCTGAAAAAGGTCATACCCTCCCAATTGGAATCAATCTTGATGAAGCATTACCGATTGCTTTAA
- a CDS encoding tetratricopeptide repeat protein, giving the protein MRRLGETLKPFIFFTFCLLFSILNETFAFLPPKKLEDLAQRYNEALLFAKKGDYKKAEKLLLSLLATYGGSEYGSEIRYALAEVYFNAGDFANAKKIFEYLAFEGKSFSYLLAEALYGYALSCVVLGEFGKAEDALKKISANPIYKEDERVQFAYGVLNYFQGEEKLAAARLMDVKILEGRYFYGKALAKLGSPLEALSVLKEVASSSPNTQLSLYAKFHQGLSLYLNGDYEGAAVKFESFLKEAPPSLFDYASYFYATSLLGIRKYEKAISLLRPLTRHPNNLLAAQANYFIGVAYMGLGKYTEAIAAFERTRSSYPKTKVALFANIFIPYALMLRGDTLETVLTANQLRKIFSEKELAGLGDYFVGILSFQLGNYGEAANSFERVITSAAEAPIKDKAGSLFLLSLLNKILKEKGGFADLEKGVAIVQRYLKENPLRDEALGREIYYLLGETYYYLNRYSEAEFYYDQVRNPYGRLGKAYCLYASGRLKEAIPIFENLYKSLPTDTLFTISALLGLAYSYFNSREYEKALDIFEGVIEEFPENQISLEIAHFYAGFCYYFLKYYGQAVEHWQKVLDKFPFSERSAEAGFRAGDVYFKAREYEQARGIFRFVVERFPKSEFAPPSQALIAQSYYNEKNYKEAVREYLKFLDLFPEDVQAGGVKKSLELSYYKASEEDTLILKEFLDKFPESEYAGELLLTRAKEYLAANEPERAISELTKVVVALPGSELAGDAQLLIAETYTNMKNWEEAKRSYEKFLRYFPNHPAREVAYFNLATTLFNLGDYEKALENFQVVIDSFPAGELRESATKNIDLCKKRLGKE; this is encoded by the coding sequence ATGAGAAGATTGGGAGAAACCTTAAAACCCTTTATTTTTTTTACCTTCTGCCTTCTCTTCTCCATCTTAAATGAAACTTTCGCTTTCCTGCCGCCGAAGAAGTTGGAAGATTTGGCGCAACGGTATAACGAAGCGCTGCTTTTCGCAAAGAAGGGTGATTACAAAAAGGCAGAAAAATTACTCTTATCCCTTCTTGCGACCTATGGGGGTTCAGAATACGGGTCGGAAATTCGTTATGCCTTAGCAGAAGTCTACTTCAATGCCGGTGATTTTGCTAATGCGAAAAAGATTTTTGAGTATCTCGCCTTTGAAGGGAAATCTTTCTCCTATCTTTTAGCCGAAGCCTTATACGGTTATGCCCTTTCCTGCGTCGTCCTGGGAGAATTCGGAAAAGCGGAGGATGCCTTAAAGAAGATTTCCGCCAATCCCATTTATAAGGAAGACGAGCGGGTGCAATTTGCTTATGGGGTGCTCAATTACTTCCAGGGTGAGGAGAAGTTAGCCGCCGCCCGTTTAATGGATGTGAAGATCTTGGAAGGGAGGTATTTCTACGGGAAGGCTTTAGCGAAATTAGGTTCTCCCTTGGAGGCACTTTCGGTATTAAAGGAAGTGGCTTCTTCTTCTCCGAATACCCAATTGTCATTATACGCTAAGTTTCACCAGGGGCTTAGCCTTTATCTCAATGGCGACTATGAAGGGGCAGCGGTGAAATTTGAATCCTTCTTAAAGGAAGCACCACCTTCCCTTTTTGACTACGCCTCCTATTTTTACGCCACTTCCCTTTTGGGGATCCGGAAATACGAGAAGGCAATCTCTCTCCTCCGTCCCCTTACCCGTCATCCCAATAATCTCCTTGCCGCCCAGGCTAACTACTTCATCGGTGTCGCCTATATGGGTTTGGGGAAATACACCGAAGCGATTGCCGCCTTTGAGCGGACAAGAAGTTCTTATCCCAAGACGAAGGTGGCGCTCTTTGCTAACATCTTCATCCCTTATGCCCTTATGCTCCGGGGCGATACCTTAGAGACCGTGTTAACGGCTAACCAGTTGAGGAAGATATTTTCGGAAAAGGAATTGGCGGGTTTGGGCGATTATTTTGTCGGGATTTTATCCTTCCAACTGGGTAACTACGGAGAGGCGGCAAATTCTTTTGAAAGGGTGATTACGAGTGCGGCGGAGGCACCGATTAAAGATAAGGCGGGCTCTTTATTCCTCCTTTCCCTCCTCAATAAAATTTTAAAGGAGAAGGGTGGTTTTGCTGATTTAGAAAAAGGAGTGGCGATTGTCCAGAGGTATCTAAAAGAGAACCCATTAAGGGATGAGGCCTTAGGGAGAGAGATTTATTATCTCTTGGGGGAGACCTACTACTATTTGAATCGGTACTCTGAGGCAGAGTTTTATTACGACCAGGTTCGGAATCCTTATGGGCGTTTGGGTAAGGCATATTGCCTTTACGCCAGCGGCAGGTTGAAGGAGGCGATCCCCATCTTTGAAAACCTCTACAAATCTCTTCCCACCGATACCCTTTTCACCATCTCCGCCCTTTTGGGATTGGCTTACTCTTATTTCAACAGTCGGGAATACGAAAAGGCATTGGATATCTTTGAGGGGGTAATTGAAGAATTCCCCGAGAATCAAATCTCCTTAGAGATTGCCCACTTTTATGCTGGATTCTGTTATTATTTTCTAAAATATTATGGCCAGGCGGTGGAGCACTGGCAGAAGGTTTTGGATAAGTTTCCCTTTTCCGAAAGGAGTGCCGAGGCGGGTTTTCGGGCTGGGGATGTCTACTTTAAGGCGCGGGAATACGAACAGGCGCGAGGGATCTTCCGGTTTGTCGTGGAGCGTTTTCCCAAAAGCGAATTCGCCCCTCCCTCCCAGGCATTGATCGCCCAGAGTTATTATAACGAGAAAAATTATAAAGAGGCGGTGAGGGAATACTTAAAGTTTTTAGACCTCTTCCCGGAAGATGTGCAAGCGGGAGGGGTGAAAAAATCCTTAGAACTCTCTTATTATAAAGCGAGTGAAGAGGATACTCTAATCTTAAAGGAGTTTTTAGACAAGTTTCCGGAATCGGAATACGCCGGAGAATTGTTACTCACTCGGGCAAAGGAATATCTCGCCGCCAACGAACCGGAAAGGGCAATTAGCGAATTGACCAAAGTGGTGGTCGCTTTGCCGGGAAGCGAACTGGCGGGTGATGCTCAACTCTTAATCGCCGAGACCTACACCAATATGAAGAATTGGGAAGAGGCGAAGCGGAGTTATGAGAAGTTTTTAAGATACTTCCCCAACCATCCGGCCCGGGAGGTGGCTTACTTCAATCTCGCCACCACCCTTTTCAATCTTGGGGATTATGAAAAGGCATTGGAGAATTTTCAAGTTGTGATTGACTCCTTTCCGGCCGGAGAGTTGAGGGAGAGTGCCACAAAAAATATTGACCTCTGTAAGAAGAGGTTAGGAAAGGAGTGA
- a CDS encoding biopolymer transporter ExbD, with translation MRRKRIRPGPKREGLILTSLVDIALSLVIGFIVALPFFFETGIFVSTPSVSKAVGAEASDIKVNIHLKSDGGILLNEEVVTYEKLEELLPQLLARSLEKRVIVSAEKGIRYERVVTILDMAKRLGAGQLCLLRLK, from the coding sequence ATGCGTCGGAAAAGGATAAGACCAGGACCGAAAAGGGAGGGTTTAATCCTTACCTCCTTAGTGGATATTGCCCTCTCTTTGGTAATCGGTTTCATTGTTGCCCTACCCTTCTTTTTTGAAACCGGGATCTTCGTTTCCACCCCGAGTGTGAGCAAAGCGGTGGGGGCAGAGGCGAGTGATATTAAGGTGAATATTCACTTAAAAAGTGATGGGGGTATCCTCCTCAATGAAGAGGTTGTCACCTATGAGAAATTGGAAGAACTTTTACCGCAACTTTTGGCGCGGAGTTTAGAGAAGAGGGTAATCGTCAGCGCGGAGAAGGGGATTCGCTACGAGCGGGTAGTGACAATTTTGGATATGGCGAAGAGGTTGGGGGCGGGGCAATTGTGTCTTTTGCGGCTAAAATGA